DNA sequence from the Arcobacter sp. F155 genome:
TTGCGTTTGGTTTTACTCTTAGTGGTATCTTTGCGTGTTGGTATTATATCGGGCAAAGAGTATTAAAAGTATCTTTAAAAGAATCACCATTCTTAATGGGTGTAGCTAAATTACACTTTGTACTTTATTTCATTACTATTCTTTTAGCTGTAGTAACTCTGTTTATGGGTATTACAACATCAAAAGAGTATGCTGAATTAGAATGGCCTTTAGATATTTTAGTTGTTGTTTGGTGGGTATTATATGGTATCTCTATTTTCGGTCTAATCGGAATTAGAAGAGAGAGAACTTTATATATCTCAATTTGGTATTTCATCGCTGGATTTATTGCAGTTGCTATGTTATACCTATTTAATAATATGGAAGTTCCAACTTATTTTGTATCTGGTTATGGTTCATGGATTCACTCAGTATCAATGTATGCTGGTACAAATGACGCCTTAGTACAATGGTGGTATGGACACAATGCGGTTGGATTTGTATTTACAGTTCCAATTATTGCTATGATTTATTATTTCTTACCAAAAGAGTCAGGACAAAATGTTTACTCTTATAAATTATCAATTTTAGCATTCTGGGGTCTATTATTTGTATATTTATGGGCAGGTGGACACCACTTAATTTATTCAACAGTTCCAGATTGGATGCAAACAATGGGATCTGTAATGTCAGTAGTACTAATTTTACCATCATGGGGATCAGCAATTAATATGCTTTTAACAATGAAGGGTGAATGGCAACAATTACAATCAAATACTCTGATTAAGTTCATGGTTTTAGCATCAACATTCTATATGTTATCTAC
Encoded proteins:
- a CDS encoding cbb3-type cytochrome c oxidase subunit I; the protein is AFGFTLSGIFACWYYIGQRVLKVSLKESPFLMGVAKLHFVLYFITILLAVVTLFMGITTSKEYAELEWPLDILVVVWWVLYGISIFGLIGIRRERTLYISIWYFIAGFIAVAMLYLFNNMEVPTYFVSGYGSWIHSVSMYAGTNDALVQWWYGHNAVGFVFTVPIIAMIYYFLPKESGQNVYSYKLSILAFWGLLFVYLWAGGHHLIYSTVPDWMQTMGSVMSVVLILPSWGSAINMLLTMKGEWQQLQSNTLIKFMVLASTFYMLST